GACGATCGTTTCTCCCAGGGTCTGGACCAGGGAGTCCCCGTGGGCCACCTTGAGGCCGAGGGAGGGGAGGAGGGGCTCCTTAAAGGCCTTGGCGCTGTCGGGGAGCTCCACGAAGTAGGCGAGCCAGAGCCTGAGCTCCGTCATCCACACCGCCCAGCCCAGGGCATCCACCCCGTAGAGGTTCTGAAGGAGGCGCTTGCGGAGGTCCAGGGTGCGGGGCTTCCCTAGGTTCTCAAGAGCCTCCTCCAGGACCTGGAGCATTCCCACGAGGAAGGCCCCGCTCCCCACGGCCGGGTCCAGGACCTTGGCCTCGAGGAGGCTCTGTTTGGCGAAACGCCTCTCCTCCTCTGTCAGAGCTTCCGCCTCTCCCTTCATGAGCCCGTAGGCCTTCTCCAGGGGAAGGCCCTGGCGGTGGAGGTACTCGGCGAGGGCGAGGCGGCACATGAGGTCCACCTCCACCCTGGGGGTGTAGTGGGCCCCCACCTCCCTCTCCTTCCCCTCTACTCCGAGGCCGTTGATCAGGCGCTCCAGGATGAGGCCTAAAAACTCGGGGTTGAGCTCCAGCTCCTCCTCGTAGCGGTCGTTTTCCTCCACCGTGAAGTTGTGGGCGAAGAGGAAGCCGAAGAAGTCCTGGACGGCCTCGTCCTTCAGGTAGAGGCCCCGGTCGTCCACGCCGGGCTTCGGGGAGAAGAGCTCGCCGTTCAAGTAGGGGGCTTCCTTCAGGGCCTTCTCCACCTCGGGAGGAAGGCCGAGGCCTGAAAGCTCCTTCTCACCGGGAGGGGCCTTGAGGGCGCGGAAGAAGAGGGGGGTGAGCCACTCGCGGTAGAAGCGGTCCTTTCCAAGGCCCACCGCCTTCTCGTAGCGCTTCAGGAGGTCCTGGAGGAAGTCCTCCCTTCCCCCGAGCCACCCTCGCTTCTGCACGAAGCCGAGGAAGATCACCCGGGCCACGAAGGCGAGGGCGAAGTCGCGCTTCTCTCCGGAAGAAGCCTCCCCCACCACCCCCCTGGCGAGCCTCTCTTCGAAGACCTCGATGAACTCCCGGTAGAACTCCTCGGTGACGGCCTCCACGCTGAAGATCTCGAGGAGTTCAGCGAGGGTCCCGGGCGGGTTTTCCGCCATGCGCCGGAGGCGCTGGAAGAAGGTCTTGTTGGGCTCCCCGGGGCGGGCGATGAGGCTGTGGCGCTTGTAGTGGGAGAGCTCGGGCTTCCTCGTTCCACGGTAGCGGGCGTGGACGAGGCTCAGACGGTAGGCGCCTTCCCCGTCGTAGAAGACGAAGAGCCCGGCGGAAAGCCCTCGCTCCACGAGGTAGCGGGCGGCGGGCTCCCAGTCCTTGCGGCGCTTTCTGGCGGCCTCCTCTACCCTCAGGGCCACCACGGGCACCTCGTCCTCGAGGTAGAGGTAGCCGAGGAGCTCGCCCGTGACCCCCCCGGGGAGGGAAACCGCCTCTTCCCGGGGGGCAAAGCTCCCTAAGGCGTCCAGGAAGCTGACGAGCCCTTCACGGCTGTAGGGAACGAGGTCATCACTCAGCAAGGCAAATCTACCTCCCTAAAAAATAGGCTCCCAAGGCCAAAAACCCCAGGATCCCTCCCAGGATAAAGATTTGCCTTTGTAGCCCCGTTATCTTCCGCATCATCTCCAGATGCCGCGCCAAGAGCTTCTGCTCCATGTGATTAACCTGCTGGCCCACCTCGTCCATCCGATCCTCAAGGCCCTTCATCCTCCCTTCCAGCTCCGCTTTCTGCTGACCTAACTGATCCTCAACACGGTCCAATCGCTTGAAGGTGAGGTGTTGGATTTCGCTAAGGCGATTCTGGGATTCCTTAAGGTGCTCGAGCACCTGCTCCTCCAGCTTCCGACGCCACTCCTCAATCCCACGACGGGATTCCTCCCATTCTTGCCGAAACCTGTCTAGGTCCTCGCCTCCTCGGGCAACGAGTTCTTGAAGGCCCTGGAGTCGTTCTTCTAAGCTTTGGTACGTCTTTTTGGCCGCCTCCAGTATCCCGGCAAGCTCTTCCGACACCTTCAGGGCTTGCCTAAGGCTCTTCCTATAGGCATCGACCTCTTGCTCCAAGAGCTCCAGAAAGTTTCTTTCCTCTTTCATTCCCTACCCCTGTAAGCTGGCTTCAAACCTTTCCTTGATCGATCTCAGCTGGGAAGAAGCCCCTTCCCGTTCCACCCACTCCGTCAGCTCGGAAAGAAGCTCTAGAGAAGCTAGACTCGCCGTAAGCCGAGCAGCCGGATCGTCATATCCCAGGCGCTTCCCTACCTCCTCATAAACCTGCTTTCGCTCCCGGTAGCCCCCAAGAGGGGAGTGGGCGAGAAGCACGCTTCCCAGGTGCTCCGGTCCCAACCTTCCAAGTTCGGCGAGAAAAGGACCGATCTCGTCGACAGAAAGGCCCTGCTTCAAGGCCTCAGAAGTCCCCCGCTTCAGGTAGAGAGCTCCTTGAGCGGGATCTTCGCGCCCCTTGAGGGCACCCGCCAGGAAGAAGGCTCCTAAACTCGTTCCTTCGCGCTCCAGGTAGTACTCGGAGCGGAGCATGACCGCTTGACTCAAGCCTCTCTCGCCCGCGGCGGAAAGAAGCAGATCGGCTTCCTCCTCCGACCAGCTCTGGAAAAAAGAGGAGAGCCGCCGAACGATCTCCTCGGGTTCAGCTTCCCTTGGGGGAACCAGCGCTCCAGGGACCGGGAAAGCCAAAGAGGGCTCACAGACATCGCAGAAGCCACAACGGTAATCGTCTGGTGGAAGCTGGTCGTCAAAGATGCTCCGAAGCACCAAGCGGCGACACCGGTTTCTCTCCGTGCTCAGGGCGTACTCGATGAGGTTCCGAAGCATCTGGATGCGCATGGGATAGACCGTCTCGTACACCCTCTCCAAAAGGATGCGGAGGGCTTTCTCTACAGGATCTAGTGGATTGCCAGCAGAAGCGCGGCGAAGAGGTTCCAACCTTTTCTCCATCACCTCTACCCCCAGCCGCGTTTCTGCCAGGAAAGCCCTAAGCCGTTCCTCAAAAGTCCGACGGCTTATCTTAGGCGGGGGGAACCAAAAACGGAGGCGCCGCTGTGAGAGGTACTCTACGGTGTAAGCTTCTAAAAAGCCAATTTGCATGAGGCGCACGAGGGCATATTCAAAGCTGGTCAGTTCTTCCTCATGACCCTCCACCTCCACAAAGCGCTGCCCATCTGGTCCACCCTGCGAAGCGTGGTAAATCCTCTCGGCCACATTCATGGCCCTTTGCAAGGACTCCTCTACCCCGGGATAGCTCCCCTGAAGGAACTCAACCTGACGAGCATAGTCACAAGGAAGCGTCAGGCCGTAGGAGCAGGACCGGAAACGCCCGTTCGGAAGGCAAGGGGGTATCCCGTCTCCGCCTAGAACATGTTGTTCCAAGCACGACCGCGTGGGCGGTGTCAGGATCAAAGCGACATGCGCGTGCCTTCCATCGCGCCCCGCGCGCCCTGCCTCTTGGTAGTAGCCCTCGAGACCGCTGGACATGGCGTGGTGGATGATATAGCGAATATTCCGCTTGTCCACCCCCATGCCATAGCCCTTTGTCGCCACCAGAAGCGGAAAGCGGTTCTCCTGGAAGCGGTCCTGGACTTCTCGTACCCTATCTTCCCAGTCAAAGATGATCTTTGGTTTGACAAAGGAAGAACCGCAACTACGGCAAGTGTTTTTTCCCCGATCTGCAAACCACTCGCTAGAACCGCATGAAGGACATACAGCCGGCTTTTTACTTGCGTAAACGTGCACCTGATCGCCAGAAGCCAAGCCCTCTTTGAGGAGGAAGCTTCTTATCGCGTGGACACCCTCCTCGAAAGTCTTCTGCCCGCGAGGGTCGGCATAAATGGCAAAAATGACGCCGGCATGCGGGTACGAGGACTGCTTTGGCCTTCCTATAAGCTCCTTCCGTGGCACGCCCAGCGTCCGTGGAAGGATCTCGGTCAAGAGGTTTCTAAGAAGGTTCCTCTTTTGGTTCAGTCCGAGAGGAGCGGGATGGACAGAGAAACTCAGGTTGGGACGATCGCTACTGGCGAGTTGCTCCACAGCCCCCTCGGGGAGCCCCAGAACCCTCAGGATGTCCCTTCGAACGGGAGGAGAGGCCGTAGCCGTAAGCGCGATCAGGGGTAGCTTCCTCGGCGAAACCGCCTGGATCTCCTCGTAAAAGCCACGGATATGGAGATAGGCGGGCCGGAAGTCATGCCCCCACTCGGAGACGCAGTGCGCCTCGTCTACAGTTACCGCCGAGACAGGAAGGTTTCCCAGTTCCCTTCGGAATTCCTCAACGAACCCCTTGATGCGGATCCGCTCCGGGGAAAGGTACACAAGGCGGTAGCGCCCTTCCAACAAAGTCTTGGTCTTGCTCTCTTTGGCCGCGGCCTCGTCGTCGCTGGAAATCGAGGTGACCGCTGTGACGCCGATCCGCTGAAGGTTGTACACCTGATCCCGCATCAGGGCCCGAAGAGGAGAGATGACGATGTTCACCCCCGGGACGAGGAAGGAGTAAAGCTGGAAAATAAGAGACTTACCATAGCCCGTGGGCAACAGGGCAAGGCCGCTTTCTCCCCGTAGCGCCCGTTGCAAAAGACGAAGTTGGGCTTCCTTGAGCTCTGGCACCGGGAAAAACTTCCGGGCGAAGAAGTCCAGAACGAGGGCAGAAGATGCCGTCCCGACAAAGGGAGGAGTCCAAGATCCTCGTTCCTCTTCGTATTCTGCTTGGAAAGCGTCGGCCTCGCGCGTTAGGGAAGCGATACGGTCCCAAGAGAAAACGTCAAGAGCCCCTTCTTCAGGAACTCCGTCGACAACTGAAAAGCCCTCAATCCGCCCAACCCAAAGCGGCAGGAGATCCCGGAAGGCCCTTGAAACGCTATCCACGTCTAGCCGATAAACGCGAACTTCCGGTAAGGGGAGGTCAACCCCGGCAAGCCGGCCCACGTTCAAAAGCGTGAAGTAAGCATCGGCGAAGGCCGCCTCCACCAAGGGGGTGGATGACTCTGGGTCCACAATTTGGACGGAACGTTCGCCCTCCCTGACCGCCTTTAAGAGGCGCGCAAAGGCCCCTTTCAGGGCGATGGGGTACCGCACCGGAAAGTCCACAAGCCAGTGGAGGGGCGAATAAGCGGGCCCCCTGGAAAGCCCCACCCCACCTTTCCTCAGGTAGCCCCCCAGGACTGGGTCGCTCTCGGCAAGCCTTATCAGGGCTTCACGGGCCTTTCCCGAGCGGATGTCGTCGTAGGCGATGGGAAAATACGCGACTCCCCGGAGCGTAAGCGACCGCTGACGGCTTTTTTCTCGCGCAAAGCGGTCCGGGCGCTCGTGGTAGCTCTTGCCTTCGATCTCTATGGCGTACGGCCTTTGACCGAAGAGGATGAAGTCAGCCCTGCGCTCTCCCCCCTCCTCGTCCAAGAAGCCCACCTGGGGCAACAAGAGGGCAAGCCCCTCGCTACCAAAGAGGGGAAGGTAAACCTCTTTTAGGAAGAGCACCTCGGCATAGTGCTCCTTCCCTTGAAGACGGTGCTTGCGCACGAAGTCGTCTAACGTTTCGACGGGAACGAACTCCCAGTCGCTCAAAGAAGCCCGAGATATGCGCTCATAAAGGAGCTCTTTGAGTCCTTCCTCTGAGGGCCACCAATGGGTGGCATAAGCGTAAGAGCGCCCCTCGTTTGGGGGCCGAGTAAGGAGAGCTTCTGCAAGATCGAACTCTAACCCAAACCGCTTCCCTACCGCTTGAAGGAGGGCCGTCTTGAGAGGAATGGGAAGAACCCCAAGGGGATCCTCAATCGTGGGGCCTTTAAACTCCGGCCCCAGGATCCGATAAGCCCAGTAGAAAACCCCTTCGTGGATCCTTGGCAAGACCGCCATACTGAACCCAGACGCGTTTAACCAAGCAGTTCCTTGAGCTCCGCTAAGAGCGCTTCTACCCTGGCCCGCTTTTCCGTGGGGAGAGCACTAAAATCCGTCTTCTTCAAGGCGTCGATGACGTCTCCATACCACGCCGCAGGAGCCTTCTCCAAGGCAGGCTTACGCGCGACCAGAACCTCCCGCACCCGGGCCTTCAGTTCCCGCAAGGAGAGGCCCGCCTTCACCTCCTCCAAGAAGGCCTTCCGCAAGGCCTCGTCTTTCACCTTCTTGAGCTCCAGGGCGGCGGTGTAAGGGATCGCCCCCTCCTCCAGAGTTGCCCTCAGGTCCTCGGGGAGGGAGAGGAGGGGGAGGCGGTGGCGGACGAAAGACTCCCAGGACATGCGGCCCAAGGCCTTGAAGAGCTCCTCCACTCTCCGGGCCTCGGGGCTGCCCGCAACGTTGCGGGCTGCCACCCCCCGCTTCTCCTTCCGCATCCGCTCGAGGAGCCCCACCACCTCCTCCACGGACCTCCCCAAGTCTTCCGATAGCAGGGCGAGGACCCCCACGGTCTCCTCGTAGGGGTTCAGGTCCTCCCGCTGGAGGTTCTCCACCAGGGCGAAAAGCCTCGCCTCCTTTTCGGAGAGCTCCACCACCCGCACCGGGACCTCGGAAAGCCCCGCCATCCGGGCGGCCCGGTACCGCCTCTCCCCGGCCACGATGGCGTACCTCCCGTCCCCCAAGGGCCGCACCAGGAGGGGCTGGAGCACGCCCTTTTCCCGGATGGAGTGGGCGAGGGCCTCGAGTCCCTCAAAGCGCTTGCGGGGCTGGGGAGAAGGGACGAGGGCCTCGAGGGGCTTCAACTCCGCCCCAGAAACCTCCTCCTTGGCGGCGAGGCCCATGGCCTCACGGAACATACGCTCCATAACGCCCATCTAAACCACCTCCTCCTGCGCCAAGACGCCTGCCTGAGACAAGAAGGCCTCTGCAAGGGCCTGGACTTCTCCCAAAAGCCGCTCGTCCCCCACCGCATGGATGGGCAGGGCCCGGTCTATGGCCTCCTTGTAAGGACCTGGGCGGTAAGAAAGGGCCGGAGCCAGGGGGGCGATGGCGGCCGCCTCTTCCAAAAGTAGGCGAACCTTTTTGTCCTGAGCCGTCCGGCCGTCGTACTTGGTGGGAATCAAGAGGCGAATAAAGGTAACCACCTCCGGTGAGAGGAAGCGTAGGGCCCGAAGGGTGCGGAGGTAGTCCTTGCTCACCTCCACCACGGCCCGAAGCGCCTGAACCCCCTTAGCGCTGGTCTCCACCGGGACCAAAAGCCCCTCCCCCGCAAGGGCGGCCATCCCCGCAATGGGGCCCAGGGAGGGAGGGGAGTCGACAAGGACAAAGTCGTAGCGCTCCAAGGCCTCGCTTTCTATCAACGCGGTGCGAAGCAGGACCATCCCGAGGCTCTTGGTGGGTATGACCACCTCGGCCATGGCCAGATTCATGTTGGCGGGGACAAGGCCCAGCGTGACGCCTCCCACCTCCAGGCGACGGGGCTCCGGCAGTCCCTTCCCCTCCACCGCAGCGAGGAGGGTCTCCCGATCCTCCACCTCGGACAAGTCCACACCCAGCCAAGCAGAGAGGTTCGCCTGGGGGTCAGCGTCCACCAGGAGAACCCGGTACCCCCTCGAGGCCAGCTCAAACCCTAGATCCCGGGCCAAGGAGGTCTTTCCCGCCCCCCCGGCATGGGTAAAGAGGGTGAAGACCCGGCCCCTACCCTTCCTATCCCCTTCATCCTCCACAGGGATGTACCAGTAACGCCCCAGCCGCACGGCTCGAAGCCGCCCCTCGCGAATGTAAAGGCGCAATGTGCTGAGGGGAACCCCGGTACGCCGGGCGTACTCGGGCAGGGGGATCAGCTTGGTTTGCCCCATAAGGCAAGGGTAATGGCCTAAAAGACATTGCGTCAATACTTGAAGAGTTCGCCGAAGAGGTGTTTCAAGAGAGATCGTCCCACAGGCGAACGGGCTCCACGCGCCGCACCACCAGGCGGCGGGTCGCAAGGCGCACCTCCCCTTCCGCGTAGATCCCGCTCCCCACGCTGAGGCCCTCCAGGAGCACGAGGGGGGCCCAGAGGACGAGGGTAAAGGCCTCCTTGAGGCGCCCCCCAGGGTTGGGCCGCACCAGAAGGCCAAACCTCCCCTCCTCCCGGTCCACGAAGGCCACCCGGCCCTGGGCCCAGAAGAGGGGCCTCTCTAGGGCCTCGTTCCCGGCAGGCCTGAGCCTCCCCAGGAGGGGCTTCTTCACCAGGAGGCCCCGGGTGTCCGTGCGGGGCCAGTACCGGACCAGAAGGCGCTCCCCTATGAGCTCCGAAAGAGGGCGCCCCCGATGAACCCGCGGGAGGGGGAAAGAGGCCCCATCCGGCAGGCGGAGGCGGTGAAAGGCGTAGACCTGGCCGTTCTCCCCCCGCACCTCCCTCACCACCACCTGGCCCAGGGCCAGCACCACGGCGGCGTAGTGGGGTGGGCGCTTACGACCCTCG
This DNA window, taken from Thermus islandicus DSM 21543, encodes the following:
- a CDS encoding Eco57I restriction-modification methylase domain-containing protein, with the translated sequence MLSDDLVPYSREGLVSFLDALGSFAPREEAVSLPGGVTGELLGYLYLEDEVPVVALRVEEAARKRRKDWEPAARYLVERGLSAGLFVFYDGEGAYRLSLVHARYRGTRKPELSHYKRHSLIARPGEPNKTFFQRLRRMAENPPGTLAELLEIFSVEAVTEEFYREFIEVFEERLARGVVGEASSGEKRDFALAFVARVIFLGFVQKRGWLGGREDFLQDLLKRYEKAVGLGKDRFYREWLTPLFFRALKAPPGEKELSGLGLPPEVEKALKEAPYLNGELFSPKPGVDDRGLYLKDEAVQDFFGFLFAHNFTVEENDRYEEELELNPEFLGLILERLINGLGVEGKEREVGAHYTPRVEVDLMCRLALAEYLHRQGLPLEKAYGLMKGEAEALTEEERRFAKQSLLEAKVLDPAVGSGAFLVGMLQVLEEALENLGKPRTLDLRKRLLQNLYGVDALGWAVWMTELRLWLAYFVELPDSAKAFKEPLLPSLGLKVAHGDSLVQTLGETIVPVKLPAEAEVLKDEKVRKAYEALVAAKEDYFHNRGVSREEVEEKERAFLKAYAWRALLGKGQQPGLLVKGEAEQTEERYRQIEELLRQRERPFFYLLDFAEVLLGPKGGFDIVIGNPPYVRQEEIRDLFGRFDPGTYKKLLQRSAKEDLLLATFYTEEKVPTPSGRSDLYTYFYVRSLALLHPKGVHVFVVSNSWLDVQYGAWLQRVFLEAAPLRYVIENRVKRSFRADVNTAITVAHAPDPERKVPPDWPVLFVAVQKPFEEVDLLQEALEASLQVGLAKEVLR
- a CDS encoding RecQ family ATP-dependent DNA helicase, translating into MAVLPRIHEGVFYWAYRILGPEFKGPTIEDPLGVLPIPLKTALLQAVGKRFGLEFDLAEALLTRPPNEGRSYAYATHWWPSEEGLKELLYERISRASLSDWEFVPVETLDDFVRKHRLQGKEHYAEVLFLKEVYLPLFGSEGLALLLPQVGFLDEEGGERRADFILFGQRPYAIEIEGKSYHERPDRFAREKSRQRSLTLRGVAYFPIAYDDIRSGKAREALIRLAESDPVLGGYLRKGGVGLSRGPAYSPLHWLVDFPVRYPIALKGAFARLLKAVREGERSVQIVDPESSTPLVEAAFADAYFTLLNVGRLAGVDLPLPEVRVYRLDVDSVSRAFRDLLPLWVGRIEGFSVVDGVPEEGALDVFSWDRIASLTREADAFQAEYEEERGSWTPPFVGTASSALVLDFFARKFFPVPELKEAQLRLLQRALRGESGLALLPTGYGKSLIFQLYSFLVPGVNIVISPLRALMRDQVYNLQRIGVTAVTSISSDDEAAAKESKTKTLLEGRYRLVYLSPERIRIKGFVEEFRRELGNLPVSAVTVDEAHCVSEWGHDFRPAYLHIRGFYEEIQAVSPRKLPLIALTATASPPVRRDILRVLGLPEGAVEQLASSDRPNLSFSVHPAPLGLNQKRNLLRNLLTEILPRTLGVPRKELIGRPKQSSYPHAGVIFAIYADPRGQKTFEEGVHAIRSFLLKEGLASGDQVHVYASKKPAVCPSCGSSEWFADRGKNTCRSCGSSFVKPKIIFDWEDRVREVQDRFQENRFPLLVATKGYGMGVDKRNIRYIIHHAMSSGLEGYYQEAGRAGRDGRHAHVALILTPPTRSCLEQHVLGGDGIPPCLPNGRFRSCSYGLTLPCDYARQVEFLQGSYPGVEESLQRAMNVAERIYHASQGGPDGQRFVEVEGHEEELTSFEYALVRLMQIGFLEAYTVEYLSQRRLRFWFPPPKISRRTFEERLRAFLAETRLGVEVMEKRLEPLRRASAGNPLDPVEKALRILLERVYETVYPMRIQMLRNLIEYALSTERNRCRRLVLRSIFDDQLPPDDYRCGFCDVCEPSLAFPVPGALVPPREAEPEEIVRRLSSFFQSWSEEEADLLLSAAGERGLSQAVMLRSEYYLEREGTSLGAFFLAGALKGREDPAQGALYLKRGTSEALKQGLSVDEIGPFLAELGRLGPEHLGSVLLAHSPLGGYRERKQVYEEVGKRLGYDDPAARLTASLASLELLSELTEWVEREGASSQLRSIKERFEASLQG
- a CDS encoding ParB/RepB/Spo0J family partition protein produces the protein MFREAMGLAAKEEVSGAELKPLEALVPSPQPRKRFEGLEALAHSIREKGVLQPLLVRPLGDGRYAIVAGERRYRAARMAGLSEVPVRVVELSEKEARLFALVENLQREDLNPYEETVGVLALLSEDLGRSVEEVVGLLERMRKEKRGVAARNVAGSPEARRVEELFKALGRMSWESFVRHRLPLLSLPEDLRATLEEGAIPYTAALELKKVKDEALRKAFLEEVKAGLSLRELKARVREVLVARKPALEKAPAAWYGDVIDALKKTDFSALPTEKRARVEALLAELKELLG
- a CDS encoding AAA family ATPase → MGQTKLIPLPEYARRTGVPLSTLRLYIREGRLRAVRLGRYWYIPVEDEGDRKGRGRVFTLFTHAGGAGKTSLARDLGFELASRGYRVLLVDADPQANLSAWLGVDLSEVEDRETLLAAVEGKGLPEPRRLEVGGVTLGLVPANMNLAMAEVVIPTKSLGMVLLRTALIESEALERYDFVLVDSPPSLGPIAGMAALAGEGLLVPVETSAKGVQALRAVVEVSKDYLRTLRALRFLSPEVVTFIRLLIPTKYDGRTAQDKKVRLLLEEAAAIAPLAPALSYRPGPYKEAIDRALPIHAVGDERLLGEVQALAEAFLSQAGVLAQEEVV